A genomic region of Fodinisporobacter ferrooxydans contains the following coding sequences:
- a CDS encoding DUF5348 domain-containing protein: MTMTKKVEKVGDDFLPCRIEMDSEWVVYFRNTRFRLHPKVSCWIRVR; the protein is encoded by the coding sequence ATGACGATGACGAAAAAAGTCGAGAAGGTCGGGGATGACTTTCTGCCCTGCCGAATCGAAATGGATTCTGAATGGGTGGTGTACTTTCGCAATACCAGGTTCCGCCTGCATCCGAAAGTGAGTTGCTGGATTCGGGTGCGATAG
- the rph gene encoding ribonuclease PH, translating into MRSDGRNFDQLRSVSIEKHYIKHAEGSVLITVGNTKVICTATIEDKVPPFLRNSGQGWITAEYSMLPRATQQRTQREATKGKLGGRTMEIQRLIGRALRSVVDLHAMGERTIWLDCDVIQADGGTRTASITGAFVALAEATHKMLEKGSLKKIPLRDFLSATSVGIIDGKPMLDLNYIEDSKAQVDMNIVMTGQGKYVEIQGTGEEFPFSKEELEALLELGRKGNEQLHGIQREILGDVAKLIGE; encoded by the coding sequence GTGCGAAGCGATGGCAGAAATTTTGATCAATTACGATCAGTATCGATTGAGAAACATTACATAAAGCATGCGGAAGGGTCTGTATTGATTACCGTCGGCAATACGAAAGTGATTTGTACTGCTACCATTGAAGATAAAGTACCGCCATTTTTGCGCAACAGTGGACAAGGATGGATTACTGCAGAATATTCGATGCTGCCGCGGGCGACACAACAAAGGACCCAAAGGGAAGCAACGAAAGGGAAATTGGGCGGTCGTACGATGGAGATTCAGCGTTTGATCGGACGTGCATTGCGTTCCGTCGTGGATTTGCATGCGATGGGTGAACGGACGATCTGGCTGGACTGTGACGTTATCCAGGCGGATGGTGGAACACGTACTGCGTCCATTACCGGAGCATTTGTCGCTTTGGCGGAAGCGACACACAAGATGTTGGAGAAAGGCTCTTTGAAGAAAATTCCATTACGGGATTTTCTATCTGCGACGAGTGTCGGAATTATCGATGGCAAACCGATGTTGGATTTAAATTACATCGAAGATTCGAAAGCACAAGTAGATATGAACATCGTGATGACAGGGCAAGGCAAGTACGTGGAAATCCAAGGTACAGGCGAAGAATTTCCGTTTTCCAAGGAAGAATTGGAAGCTTTGCTGGAACTGGGACGCAAAGGCAACGAACAATTGCACGGGATTCAGCGTGAAATATTGGGAGACGTTGCAAAATTGATTGGAGAATAG
- a CDS encoding XTP/dITP diphosphatase encodes MSKKKVVLATRNKGKVLEFNERFGEIGWEIVPLPEDAPEVIEDGLTFEENASKKARSAAFFCGLPALSDDSGLEVDALNGAPGVFSARYAGEHATDEQNNQKLLQALRHIPEQERSARFVCALAFVDCTRKSQVAQPLIVRGTCAGRIVDIPRGKNGFGYDPLLFIPELGKTIAEMTIEEKHRISHRGEAIRHMIDLIRTEHE; translated from the coding sequence ATGAGTAAGAAAAAAGTTGTTCTTGCAACCAGGAATAAAGGGAAAGTGTTGGAGTTTAATGAACGATTTGGGGAGATTGGCTGGGAAATCGTTCCTCTTCCGGAGGATGCTCCAGAAGTTATCGAGGATGGACTGACATTTGAGGAAAATGCGAGCAAAAAAGCCCGATCAGCAGCTTTCTTTTGCGGATTGCCTGCGCTGAGTGACGATTCCGGCCTGGAAGTGGACGCACTGAATGGAGCGCCTGGCGTATTTTCCGCCCGGTATGCGGGGGAACATGCGACAGATGAGCAAAACAACCAAAAACTGCTGCAAGCTCTTCGCCATATTCCTGAGCAAGAGCGTTCCGCGCGGTTTGTCTGTGCACTGGCATTTGTAGATTGTACTCGTAAGTCCCAGGTTGCGCAGCCTTTGATCGTCAGGGGCACATGTGCCGGCAGAATTGTGGATATTCCAAGAGGAAAGAACGGATTTGGCTACGATCCTTTGCTGTTCATTCCCGAGCTCGGAAAGACCATAGCGGAAATGACGATTGAAGAAAAACACAGAATCTCGCATCGTGGAGAAGCGATTCGTCATATGATCGACTTGATCCGAACAGAACACGAATAA
- a CDS encoding metallophosphoesterase family protein, giving the protein MRICLISDSHGNRQAIATILQREQPDLVLHAGDHAADMQSFDTKHKSGRRVMSVAGNCDLPGVAELEKILDIGCFRVFLSHGHRYRVKENYLNLFYKAEEIQANVAVFGHTHVPTVFVEQGRLFVNPGSVSLPRGYRTPTYVVIDDLDTVGLQNTSSAEHALSIRFLRVSDGTLCDDLSATVHWDTHKHQFRWD; this is encoded by the coding sequence ATGAGAATCTGCCTGATCAGTGACAGTCACGGGAATCGTCAAGCAATCGCGACAATTCTCCAACGGGAGCAGCCAGATCTTGTTTTGCATGCGGGTGACCACGCAGCAGACATGCAATCTTTTGATACGAAACACAAAAGTGGCAGGCGAGTGATGTCCGTTGCCGGAAATTGCGATTTGCCGGGAGTGGCCGAATTGGAAAAAATCTTGGATATTGGATGCTTTCGTGTCTTTCTTTCACATGGACATCGATACCGTGTAAAAGAAAATTATTTAAACCTTTTCTATAAAGCAGAAGAAATCCAGGCAAACGTCGCTGTATTCGGACATACACATGTGCCGACAGTCTTTGTGGAACAAGGCCGGCTTTTCGTAAACCCGGGCAGTGTAAGTCTTCCAAGAGGGTATCGGACACCAACGTATGTGGTGATCGATGATTTGGACACGGTTGGCTTGCAAAATACTTCTTCCGCGGAACATGCGTTGTCGATACGATTTTTACGGGTGAGCGATGGGACACTTTGTGACGATTTATCCGCCACTGTACATTGGGATACTCACAAACATCAATTTCGTTGGGATTGA
- a CDS encoding AAA family ATPase translates to MDLFRQIQYAVTTSFHERKVTPVFILDEMQMAKDVFLSDLNLLFNFQMDSSNPFMLLLCGLPYLRDRLTLNHHNRPLAQRLLLSHQVEPLTKDEVKGYVDHHMSLAGAKHPIFMDDAMEALAV, encoded by the coding sequence GTGGATCTGTTTCGCCAAATTCAGTACGCCGTCACCACTTCGTTTCACGAACGTAAGGTAACGCCGGTCTTTATTCTCGATGAAATGCAAATGGCCAAGGATGTATTCCTTAGCGATTTGAATCTGCTATTTAATTTCCAAATGGACTCTTCGAATCCATTCATGCTTCTGCTCTGCGGTCTTCCCTACCTGCGGGACCGGCTCACCCTGAACCACCACAATCGCCCGCTGGCACAGCGACTCCTGCTGTCCCACCAGGTAGAGCCGCTGACCAAGGACGAAGTGAAAGGGTACGTTGATCATCATATGAGCCTCGCGGGTGCCAAACACCCGATTTTCATGGATGACGCCATGGAGGCGCTCGCCGTATGA
- a CDS encoding tyrosine-type recombinase/integrase, translating into MKWGAPYFRHTHATLLLESQVPLKVVSERLGHSSITLTANTYSHVTENIQKNSRRTIRSYTISEELKKFVTYLLLRIK; encoded by the coding sequence CTGAAATGGGGAGCTCCCTATTTCAGACATACTCATGCAACATTATTACTTGAAAGTCAAGTACCTTTAAAAGTAGTTAGTGAAAGATTGGGTCACTCTTCTATAACCCTAACAGCCAACACGTATTCACATGTAACAGAAAACATACAAAAAAACAGCCGTAGAACGATTAGAAGTTATACTATCTCAGAGGAATTGAAAAAATTTGTTACTTATTTGTTACTTAGGATCAAATGA